A genome region from Alteripontixanthobacter maritimus includes the following:
- a CDS encoding MFS transporter, whose product MTAEAGHRGRQRTRFLLLYALAVAGGSIAYAPLLTLLLPGRIMDLASDAGVSWIAYLTFAGAICASIANIAFGWASDLTGGRRGYIWAGLVLSGGLLVAMPYATGFMQLLILICCWQIALNMMLGPLFAWAGDCVPDRQKGLLGGLLSVAPALGALSGAIVTFSGFAAVLDGFGARLIAVALMVAGCVMPVLLFGRPKHIAALEPHAVRGARSAVPPQRKQIVVRMWLARLLVQICEAALFAYALLWFASIDPSLDERGTAQVLSAVLIVAVPLALFTGRWIDRRDRPILPLAVCALVAAAGLALMALAQSPAQAIASYVLFGVPAAAFLSLHTSQTLRVLPDPARRGRDMGVFNLTNSGPSLVMPWLVLTLVPLFGFSGLLALLAMLCGAAALLLATAPRVAPAPYAPVQVAPEQA is encoded by the coding sequence ATGACCGCTGAGGCTGGTCATAGGGGTCGGCAGCGCACGCGCTTCTTGCTACTTTACGCGCTGGCCGTGGCCGGCGGTTCGATTGCTTACGCGCCGCTCCTCACCCTACTTTTGCCGGGCCGGATAATGGACCTTGCAAGCGATGCGGGAGTCAGCTGGATCGCCTACCTGACCTTTGCCGGTGCGATTTGCGCCAGCATTGCCAATATCGCATTTGGCTGGGCGAGCGATCTTACAGGCGGCCGGCGCGGCTATATCTGGGCCGGGCTGGTCCTTTCTGGCGGGCTTCTGGTCGCGATGCCCTATGCGACCGGATTCATGCAGCTCCTGATATTGATTTGTTGCTGGCAGATCGCCCTTAACATGATGTTGGGGCCCCTGTTTGCATGGGCCGGCGATTGCGTTCCGGACCGGCAGAAGGGGTTGCTGGGGGGATTGCTGTCGGTGGCACCGGCACTGGGCGCGCTGTCGGGTGCCATTGTGACTTTCAGCGGATTTGCAGCAGTGCTGGACGGCTTCGGCGCCCGGCTTATCGCCGTGGCCCTGATGGTGGCGGGCTGCGTAATGCCGGTACTGCTTTTCGGGAGACCGAAACACATAGCCGCTCTCGAACCGCATGCTGTGCGCGGTGCACGGTCTGCGGTTCCTCCGCAGCGCAAGCAGATCGTGGTGCGGATGTGGCTGGCGCGGTTGCTGGTCCAGATTTGCGAAGCGGCCTTGTTTGCATACGCGTTGCTGTGGTTCGCCTCCATCGATCCATCCCTCGACGAGCGGGGCACGGCGCAGGTATTGTCGGCTGTGCTGATCGTAGCGGTACCGTTGGCGCTTTTTACAGGACGCTGGATCGACCGGCGCGATCGGCCGATCCTGCCGCTGGCTGTGTGCGCGCTTGTCGCTGCAGCCGGCCTTGCCTTAATGGCGTTGGCGCAAAGCCCGGCGCAGGCCATCGCAAGCTATGTCCTGTTCGGCGTGCCGGCGGCAGCGTTCCTGTCGCTCCATACCAGCCAGACCCTTCGGGTGTTACCCGATCCGGCCCGCCGAGGGCGCGATATGGGTGTTTTCAATCTCACGAATTCCGGCCCGTCGCTGGTGATGCCGTGGCTGGTGCTAACCCTCGTGCCGCTGTTCGGCTTCAGCGGATTGCTGGCGTTGCTGGCCATGCTGTGTGGTGCTGCGGCGCTGCTATTGGCAACCGCGCCGCGAGTTGCTCCGGCACCCTATGCACCTGTCCAGGTCGCACCAGAACAAGCGTAA
- a CDS encoding glycoside hydrolase family 16 protein, with the protein MRFAKTIFATVTLAAMTTGCGVGRGGNGGETAISAAPQPELPAAIAMPPQDGWTLVWSDEFDGTAINAAKWSFDVDCWGGGNDERQCYTDDARNAFVADGILNIVARKGDTTGPAFPPYLQDTAAKKIATRTQPYSSARMVTKGKAAWKYGRIDVRAKLPQGQGTWPAIWMLPEDNVYGSWAMSGEIDIMEAVNWGVPCAKCPGGKENTVLGTLHFGGAWPDNLLDSTEAPLAGSIDEFHTYTVIWREGHFLWAVDGVSFASKTAADWSTTATDAPNAPFDQDFHLILNLAIGGGLPEERGLKGVSPEGFPKRFAIDYVRVWQCAADPATGAACARDEGN; encoded by the coding sequence ATGCGTTTTGCAAAAACGATATTCGCAACAGTAACGCTGGCTGCGATGACCACGGGATGCGGCGTGGGCAGGGGGGGTAACGGTGGTGAGACCGCCATCTCCGCCGCACCGCAACCCGAGTTGCCTGCCGCAATCGCCATGCCGCCGCAGGATGGCTGGACACTGGTTTGGTCGGACGAGTTCGACGGGACCGCGATCAATGCTGCCAAATGGAGTTTCGACGTGGATTGTTGGGGCGGCGGTAATGACGAACGCCAGTGCTATACCGATGATGCGCGCAACGCATTCGTGGCGGATGGTATCCTCAACATCGTGGCTCGTAAGGGCGATACGACAGGCCCGGCCTTCCCGCCATACCTGCAGGACACCGCGGCTAAGAAAATCGCAACTCGGACGCAGCCATACAGTTCTGCCCGGATGGTCACCAAGGGCAAGGCTGCCTGGAAATATGGTCGGATCGACGTGCGCGCCAAGCTGCCGCAGGGGCAGGGCACATGGCCCGCCATCTGGATGCTGCCTGAAGACAATGTCTATGGCAGTTGGGCGATGTCGGGCGAGATCGACATCATGGAAGCGGTCAATTGGGGCGTTCCTTGCGCAAAATGTCCGGGCGGAAAGGAAAATACCGTGCTGGGCACGCTGCATTTCGGCGGCGCATGGCCTGATAATCTGCTCGACAGCACCGAAGCTCCGCTGGCTGGATCCATCGACGAGTTTCACACCTACACGGTAATCTGGCGGGAGGGGCACTTTCTGTGGGCGGTGGACGGCGTATCGTTCGCCAGCAAGACCGCTGCGGATTGGTCAACCACGGCGACCGACGCGCCAAACGCGCCGTTCGACCAGGATTTTCACCTGATCCTCAACCTCGCGATCGGTGGGGGCCTGCCCGAAGAACGCGGGTTGAAAGGTGTTTCGCCAGAAGGCTTTCCCAAACGTTTCGCGATCGACTATGTGCGCGTCTGGCAATGCGCCGCCGATCCCGCAACTGGGGCCGCCTGCGCCCGGGACGAAGGCAACTGA
- a CDS encoding TonB-dependent receptor, producing the protein MSTSTQLTTGPDGRLRSLMTVSSLALCIGLASPAFAQDQDADEQETPSTMEPDEVVETSNEIVVSGFRASLENAQNIKRDADTFVDAITAEDIGALPDRSVAEALQRVPGVNISRFQQRDDPDRFSVEGSGVVIRGLPYVRSELNGRDIFSANGGRNLSFNDISPELLGRVEVFKNNTADMIEGGISGTVNLVVRKPLDFPGLTISGTVEANYGDLAEEWSPGFSVLASQTYENDAGRIGIQLGYAQSELVTRTDASQVTDPCYRAADLSGPCLRTQDVGSGGFGGPTGFDETNFPPDGSVLVPKGAGARTTTLQRDRNALSAILQYESPTGNLLLTAEYLRAKTEGTLDEFAVLALVNNDALYPVPLGGTTFQFDNAGIFQSGTLTRNDGQPLETEFLRFQREDQAETEDLAFQASWSPTDRLRFNGEIQRITSDRNEDGFIAAMQNGLIFTEFKGSNIDIDLTGNTPSVQFLAPQGAGANYFQDFDQSFYWFAIDNQVRNEGSLDSYRVDAEYDLDMGPLERIRFGARWADRNRVTRSSNFSNWGNLSIPWTGNPALAGEVPYSQVRTPFDNFQRGKVPLPIPGGAGIFFGGDDLVGDYLNREIVDQVEDIRRVGDFADFAPYGPIYNRSGLVPGTVFLPGEISDVDESTEAYYARIDFNGDAIFGGDITVNGNFGLRYVETSVEAGGLIEFPSLTGFTLDSAGNIDFAATCAGFDTNGGNINIPGFCELSPARQAEFGSIVGDGELNDDADFKFDAWLPSFNIKFDFGGGKIIRGAVSKNITRPDLALYRAGGTLIDNTGDLRQANILETGPLFRIQTGNRQLTATESWNYDLSFEWYFARVGSLTVSGFLKDLEQIVSAGSEIRSVTSPEGDVTDVRFDVPTGDLGGLLKGVEVAYQQTYDFLPGVFSGLGSQLTYTYVDASDFENPDLAGNLGGLSDGLPLAGVSKHTVNAVVFYEAGPLSARAAYNWRSEFLQTPRDVIFPFSPIFGEDTGQLDASIFYDITDQLKIGVQGVNLLDEVTETSQLVDFDGNRITRSAFRNDRRYTFIARFTY; encoded by the coding sequence ATGTCTACTAGCACTCAGCTCACCACCGGCCCTGACGGCCGGCTTCGCAGCCTCATGACGGTATCCAGCCTCGCGCTATGCATCGGACTAGCCAGTCCTGCGTTTGCGCAGGACCAGGATGCGGACGAACAGGAAACGCCCAGCACGATGGAACCGGACGAAGTTGTCGAGACTTCCAACGAAATCGTGGTCAGCGGCTTTCGCGCCAGTCTCGAAAACGCGCAGAATATCAAGCGCGATGCAGACACTTTCGTGGATGCGATTACCGCCGAAGATATTGGCGCTTTGCCCGACCGTTCGGTTGCCGAGGCGCTGCAGCGCGTCCCCGGCGTCAATATCAGCCGCTTCCAACAGCGCGACGATCCCGATCGCTTCTCGGTCGAAGGTTCGGGCGTTGTCATCCGCGGTCTGCCTTATGTCCGGTCCGAACTGAACGGCCGGGACATCTTCTCCGCCAATGGCGGGCGCAATCTCAGCTTCAACGATATATCGCCCGAACTGCTGGGCCGTGTGGAAGTGTTCAAGAACAACACCGCCGACATGATCGAGGGCGGCATTTCCGGCACAGTCAATCTCGTGGTCCGAAAGCCGCTGGATTTCCCCGGGCTAACGATCTCAGGAACGGTAGAGGCCAATTACGGCGATCTGGCAGAAGAGTGGTCCCCGGGTTTTTCTGTGCTGGCCAGCCAGACTTATGAAAATGATGCGGGCCGTATCGGCATCCAGTTGGGCTATGCGCAGTCCGAACTTGTGACCCGTACCGATGCCTCCCAGGTTACCGATCCTTGCTATCGTGCGGCTGATCTGTCCGGCCCATGTTTGCGCACGCAGGATGTCGGTTCGGGTGGCTTTGGCGGCCCCACCGGCTTCGACGAAACTAACTTTCCGCCCGACGGTTCGGTGCTGGTGCCCAAGGGTGCCGGTGCACGCACCACCACCTTGCAGCGTGATCGCAATGCTTTGTCCGCCATCCTCCAGTACGAATCCCCGACCGGCAATCTGTTGCTGACGGCCGAATATCTGCGCGCCAAGACCGAGGGTACGCTGGACGAATTTGCGGTGCTGGCGTTGGTCAATAACGATGCATTGTATCCCGTTCCACTCGGCGGAACCACGTTTCAGTTCGACAATGCCGGGATTTTCCAGTCGGGTACGCTGACCCGCAACGATGGGCAGCCGCTGGAAACGGAATTCCTACGTTTTCAGCGTGAGGACCAGGCCGAAACGGAAGATCTGGCGTTCCAGGCCAGCTGGAGCCCGACGGATCGTTTGCGCTTTAACGGCGAGATCCAGCGGATCACTTCGGACCGGAATGAAGACGGTTTTATCGCCGCGATGCAGAACGGCCTTATCTTCACCGAGTTCAAGGGATCGAACATCGATATCGACCTTACCGGGAATACGCCGTCGGTACAGTTCCTCGCCCCTCAAGGTGCCGGCGCCAACTACTTTCAGGACTTCGACCAGTCCTTTTACTGGTTCGCAATCGATAACCAGGTGCGGAACGAAGGTTCGCTCGACTCCTACCGTGTCGATGCGGAATACGATCTCGACATGGGTCCGCTTGAGCGTATCCGGTTCGGCGCACGCTGGGCTGATCGCAATCGCGTGACGCGCTCCTCCAACTTCTCCAACTGGGGTAATCTATCGATTCCATGGACTGGCAATCCGGCCTTGGCAGGTGAAGTGCCATACAGCCAGGTGCGCACGCCGTTCGACAACTTCCAGCGTGGCAAGGTGCCGTTGCCAATTCCCGGCGGCGCGGGCATCTTCTTCGGCGGCGACGATCTGGTCGGTGACTACCTCAACCGTGAAATCGTGGATCAGGTGGAAGATATTCGCCGGGTTGGCGACTTTGCCGATTTCGCGCCTTACGGCCCGATCTACAATCGCAGCGGGTTGGTACCCGGTACGGTTTTCCTGCCGGGCGAAATTTCCGATGTCGATGAAAGTACCGAGGCGTATTACGCTCGGATCGATTTCAACGGCGATGCGATCTTCGGCGGCGATATTACAGTGAACGGCAATTTCGGCCTGCGCTATGTCGAGACCAGTGTCGAAGCCGGCGGATTGATCGAGTTTCCAAGCCTTACCGGCTTCACTCTCGATAGTGCGGGCAATATTGACTTCGCTGCAACCTGCGCCGGTTTCGATACGAATGGCGGGAACATCAATATCCCCGGATTCTGCGAATTGTCGCCTGCACGGCAGGCCGAATTCGGCTCGATCGTCGGCGATGGTGAATTGAACGACGATGCGGACTTCAAGTTCGATGCCTGGTTGCCCAGTTTTAACATCAAGTTCGATTTCGGAGGCGGCAAAATCATTCGCGGCGCGGTGTCGAAGAACATCACGCGGCCGGACCTGGCGCTGTACCGCGCAGGCGGGACGCTGATTGATAATACCGGCGATCTGCGGCAGGCCAATATCCTGGAAACAGGACCGTTGTTCCGTATTCAAACGGGCAACCGTCAGCTGACGGCAACCGAAAGCTGGAATTACGACCTGTCTTTCGAATGGTACTTTGCCAGGGTCGGCTCGCTTACAGTCAGCGGCTTCCTGAAAGATCTGGAACAGATCGTCTCGGCCGGTTCGGAAATCCGCAGCGTTACCTCGCCGGAAGGCGATGTCACAGACGTTCGGTTCGACGTCCCGACCGGCGACCTGGGCGGTTTGCTGAAGGGAGTGGAGGTAGCCTACCAGCAGACCTATGACTTCCTGCCTGGGGTGTTTTCGGGATTGGGGTCGCAGTTGACATATACTTATGTCGACGCTTCCGACTTTGAGAATCCGGATCTGGCTGGCAACCTCGGGGGTCTTTCGGACGGTCTGCCTTTGGCGGGCGTGTCCAAACATACGGTGAACGCGGTCGTGTTCTACGAAGCTGGCCCCCTGTCGGCCCGTGCCGCCTATAATTGGCGGTCCGAATTCCTGCAGACGCCGCGTGATGTGATCTTCCCGTTCTCGCCCATTTTCGGCGAGGATACGGGCCAGCTGGACGCATCAATTTTCTACGATATTACCGATCAGTTGAAAATTGGCGTACAGGGTGTGAACCTGCTGGATGAAGTGACTGAGACATCGCAGCTGGTCGACTTTGACGGCAACCGAATTACCCGTTCTGCCTTCCGAAACGACCGCCGCTACACTTTCATCGCGCGGTTCACCTACTAA
- a CDS encoding glycoside hydrolase family 3 protein has translation MKRVFGRNVLAGMGTCVSAIGLAGCATMSNPAMDAADAAATTARADAVVTMVTPERARANPGNWPNADSPDALTDTATEARITGIIAGLTLEQKVGQLIQADIGSISPADLKTFPLGSLLAGGNSGPYGDERGSAADWDRMVREFRAAGLSYDGGGTPVPLIFGIDAVHGHNNIPNATIFPHNIGLGAARDTDMIRRIGAATAAEVAASGIEWTFAPTLAVPQDLRWGRAYEGYSSDPAIVAAYSAAMVEGLQGQIESRAMLPANKVAATAKHFLADGGTAGGKDQGDAQMDEAELVRIHNAGYPPAIEAGVLTAMASFSSWNGVKHHGNKTLLTDVLKDRMGFDGFLVGDWNGHGQVRGCEATDCAQAINAGLDMFMAPDSWKDLYANTLEQAQNGTIPVARLDDAVRRILRVKAKIGLLDNPMRDTAPYATVGKQEHLDLAREAVAKSLVLLKNNGSVLPIKPGARVMVTGPGANSMAMQSGGWTVSWQGADVTSEDFTNGQTIWQALDAATGAAGGTAVLSEDGSFKQKPDVAIVVYGETPYAEFQGDVATLDYQPASATDLASLEAIRAKGVPTVSVFLSGRPMFTNPEMNASDAFVAAWLPGTQANGIADVLIARRDGKTPRGFTGRLSFPWPNSCGGRGTPLFPLGTGYTYANVPQVGTLPDTCSDAVAGAAGEVRLFDRGLDQLATATVIDGGVTSALVNLVGSSGGGNFVAAGFDRTAQEDARRLTWTGPATLQLDFAGVEDTADQALEMLVKLDARPEGAVILKSGREGATGIDLAPTLALAAQKGFRTISVPLRCFDTGTQSDSGLDRIMLESSTPLVLELASARIVSQPPAAGCNGPF, from the coding sequence ATGAAGCGGGTATTCGGCAGAAACGTTCTGGCAGGTATGGGCACCTGCGTTTCGGCGATCGGATTGGCGGGCTGTGCCACGATGTCGAACCCGGCGATGGACGCCGCCGATGCAGCCGCAACGACGGCGCGGGCCGATGCTGTCGTTACGATGGTTACGCCTGAACGAGCCCGGGCCAATCCCGGTAACTGGCCCAATGCGGACAGTCCCGATGCGCTGACCGACACGGCGACCGAAGCGCGCATTACCGGTATCATTGCCGGCCTAACGCTGGAACAGAAGGTCGGCCAGCTGATCCAAGCCGACATCGGCTCGATCTCGCCAGCAGACCTCAAGACCTTTCCGCTCGGCTCGCTACTGGCTGGCGGCAACAGCGGACCTTATGGCGACGAACGCGGGAGCGCAGCTGATTGGGACCGGATGGTGCGCGAATTCCGCGCAGCCGGCCTGTCCTACGATGGCGGCGGAACGCCGGTTCCGCTGATCTTCGGGATCGATGCCGTGCACGGCCACAACAACATTCCGAACGCTACGATCTTCCCGCATAATATCGGCCTTGGCGCCGCGCGCGATACCGACATGATCCGCCGCATCGGCGCCGCAACGGCTGCGGAAGTGGCCGCCAGCGGCATCGAGTGGACCTTCGCGCCGACGCTGGCCGTGCCGCAGGATTTGCGCTGGGGCCGGGCGTATGAGGGGTACAGTTCCGATCCAGCCATAGTCGCGGCCTATTCCGCCGCTATGGTCGAAGGGTTGCAGGGTCAGATCGAAAGCCGCGCCATGTTGCCCGCAAACAAGGTCGCTGCCACCGCGAAGCACTTCCTCGCCGATGGCGGGACCGCTGGCGGGAAGGATCAGGGCGACGCGCAAATGGACGAGGCGGAACTCGTCCGCATCCATAATGCCGGTTATCCGCCTGCGATCGAGGCCGGGGTACTGACAGCGATGGCCAGTTTTTCCAGCTGGAACGGGGTCAAGCATCACGGCAACAAGACCCTGCTGACCGACGTTCTGAAAGATCGCATGGGCTTCGACGGGTTCTTGGTGGGTGACTGGAACGGCCACGGGCAGGTGCGCGGCTGCGAGGCGACGGATTGCGCGCAGGCCATCAATGCCGGGCTCGACATGTTCATGGCGCCCGACAGCTGGAAAGACCTGTATGCCAACACGCTGGAACAGGCGCAAAACGGCACGATCCCGGTGGCGCGGCTGGATGATGCGGTGCGACGGATCCTACGGGTGAAGGCCAAGATTGGCCTGCTCGACAACCCGATGCGCGACACGGCACCCTATGCAACCGTCGGCAAACAGGAACATCTCGACCTTGCACGCGAGGCGGTGGCGAAATCGCTCGTCCTCTTAAAGAACAACGGTTCCGTTTTGCCGATCAAGCCCGGCGCGCGCGTCATGGTGACCGGGCCGGGTGCAAACAGCATGGCCATGCAATCGGGCGGCTGGACGGTAAGCTGGCAGGGCGCGGATGTCACGTCCGAAGACTTCACCAATGGCCAGACCATCTGGCAGGCGCTGGACGCCGCCACCGGTGCCGCAGGCGGTACGGCTGTGCTGAGCGAGGACGGGTCTTTCAAGCAGAAACCCGATGTGGCCATCGTGGTGTATGGCGAAACGCCTTATGCAGAATTTCAGGGCGATGTGGCGACGCTGGATTACCAGCCCGCCAGCGCAACCGATCTTGCATCGCTTGAAGCCATCCGGGCCAAGGGTGTGCCGACCGTATCGGTGTTCCTGTCGGGCCGTCCGATGTTCACCAATCCCGAAATGAACGCATCCGATGCTTTTGTGGCCGCATGGCTGCCGGGCACGCAGGCCAACGGTATTGCCGACGTGCTGATCGCGAGGCGTGATGGGAAAACACCGCGCGGCTTTACCGGCAGGCTATCGTTCCCTTGGCCCAACAGTTGCGGCGGACGCGGTACGCCGCTGTTCCCGCTGGGCACCGGCTACACCTACGCCAATGTACCGCAAGTCGGTACTTTGCCTGATACGTGCAGCGACGCGGTCGCAGGCGCTGCCGGTGAAGTGCGTTTGTTCGACCGCGGCCTCGACCAACTCGCCACCGCGACCGTCATCGACGGCGGAGTGACCAGCGCGCTGGTCAACCTCGTCGGTAGCAGCGGGGGCGGGAATTTCGTTGCGGCAGGTTTCGACCGGACCGCGCAGGAAGATGCGCGGCGTCTTACATGGACGGGCCCTGCAACCCTGCAGCTCGATTTCGCAGGGGTCGAGGACACGGCGGATCAGGCGCTGGAGATGCTGGTCAAGCTGGATGCCCGCCCGGAAGGCGCGGTCATTCTGAAAAGCGGGCGCGAAGGGGCCACCGGGATCGACCTTGCACCGACGTTGGCACTTGCAGCGCAGAAGGGGTTCCGGACCATCTCGGTGCCGCTCCGCTGCTTCGATACAGGTACGCAAAGCGATTCCGGCCTCGACCGGATCATGCTGGAATCGTCCACCCCGTTGGTGCTGGAGCTCGCCAGCGCGCGGATCGTGAGCCAACCACCCGCGGCTGGCTGCAACGGACCGTTCTGA
- a CDS encoding LacI family DNA-binding transcriptional regulator, whose translation MARRRQAVTIKHVAADAGVSMQTVSRVINKEPNVRPEMQARVQESIDRLGYHPSIAAQRMSGSRSYLILALNDRERTIAEWQSRQGSDWVDQMLLGGMLKCAEHGYRMIFELVDTHNDHVERELKAAIAALQPDGVILTPPHSDNPLIVGLLDEYGIPFAQIGSSGGEGGSAGGIPLIMGDTQASSNATQHLIDLGHERIGFIKGPDDYVLSRWRENGWRSAMDEAELSAEGLSAQGDFSPASGRIAALQLLDLADPPTAILASNDHMAISVLEVAQERELAVPGDLSVISFDNTPIAALANPPLTAIDQPVAETTSRAVELIIAAKRGAKRPDSPIDIPSKLVLRASTAPPASATTRRKSGT comes from the coding sequence ATGGCGCGGCGCAGGCAGGCGGTAACGATCAAGCACGTGGCGGCCGATGCGGGCGTGTCGATGCAGACCGTCAGCCGCGTTATCAACAAGGAACCCAACGTCCGCCCTGAAATGCAGGCGCGCGTGCAGGAATCCATCGACCGGCTGGGCTATCATCCTTCCATTGCAGCGCAGCGGATGAGCGGATCGCGTTCATACCTGATCCTGGCCCTGAACGACCGCGAGCGCACCATTGCCGAATGGCAATCCCGGCAGGGCAGCGACTGGGTCGACCAGATGCTGCTGGGCGGAATGCTAAAGTGTGCCGAACATGGCTACCGCATGATTTTCGAACTGGTCGATACGCATAACGATCATGTCGAGCGCGAACTCAAGGCTGCCATTGCCGCGCTGCAGCCGGATGGCGTGATCCTCACCCCGCCGCATTCCGACAATCCGCTGATCGTCGGCCTGCTGGACGAATACGGCATTCCATTCGCGCAGATCGGATCGTCCGGCGGAGAAGGGGGTTCGGCAGGCGGCATCCCGCTCATCATGGGGGATACGCAGGCGTCCAGTAACGCCACTCAGCATCTGATAGACCTGGGGCACGAGCGCATCGGTTTTATAAAGGGGCCGGACGATTACGTGCTGTCCCGTTGGCGCGAGAATGGCTGGCGGTCCGCAATGGACGAGGCTGAATTATCGGCTGAAGGACTTAGCGCGCAGGGTGATTTCAGCCCCGCTTCGGGCCGGATCGCGGCGTTGCAGCTGCTCGATCTGGCCGACCCGCCGACCGCTATCCTGGCCAGCAACGATCACATGGCAATCTCGGTGCTGGAAGTCGCACAGGAACGCGAGCTGGCCGTGCCAGGCGATCTGTCCGTTATCAGTTTCGATAACACGCCTATTGCAGCACTGGCCAACCCCCCCCTGACAGCGATCGATCAACCTGTGGCGGAAACCACCAGCCGTGCAGTGGAACTGATCATCGCGGCGAAGCGGGGCGCGAAGAGGCCGGACAGCCCAATCGATATTCCTTCGAAATTGGTGCTGCGCGCCTCTACCGCGCCACCGGCCAGTGCCACCACCAGGCGCAAGAGCGGGACGTGA